A portion of the Homalodisca vitripennis isolate AUS2020 chromosome 2, UT_GWSS_2.1, whole genome shotgun sequence genome contains these proteins:
- the LOC124356054 gene encoding UMP-CMP kinase 2, mitochondrial-like isoform X1 — MSMSGYSFSILNPVFTKLSFYCVVYPSVISNVYGQNDDITNVTIIGSDLTTPKCIHSVTANSSIENDVRPIDVTFHTSPPHELHEQELAPDQLEVLNGLRQQGLYYSLKTVMEDINIHKLKTGIVDLMSVHNRSEWIYRVRQSYQARDQIKKKKRMIFINIETVYSSKREQITKAVARRLRGKQMTCPPKFMGDIRVILGPGVARKLYYSLTKYSTSHHVQQVLSTQAVVLERYWLHHAAFTISKFYNETDLPPRGHHMYRWPRDLLAPDVLFFVNATKNVGLATGFDQPYTAFTERLIQVFRRVDGVKVVELSPSKNYLVVVKNIISYIREQFRDHPDINLPGLDLPGGVLQKDITKR, encoded by the exons ATGAGTATGAGTGGATATAGTTTTAGCATTTTAAATCCAGTGTTCACTAAACTTAGTTTTTATTGTGTTGTTTACCCTTCTGTGATATCTAATGTATACGGCCAAAATGACGATATAACAAACGTAACAATTATTGGTAGTGATTTGACAACGCCTAAGTGCATTCATTCTGTCACCGCGAACAGTTCTATAGAAAACGATGTTAGGCCTATTGATGTCACTTTCCACACATCGCCGCCTCACGAACTTCATGAGCAGg AGTTGGCTCCCGATCAGCTAGAGGTTTTGAATGGTCTCAGACAACAAGGGCTCTATTACAGTCTTAAAACAGTTATGGAGGACATTAATATCCATAag CTAAAGACAGGGATCGTAGACCTGATGTCAGTCCACAATCGCTCTGAGTGGATATACCGAGTGAGGCAGAGCTACCAGGCTCGAGATCAGATCAAGAAGAAGAAACGGATGATCTTCATTAATATCGAGACGGTCTATAGCTCCA AGCGAGAGCAGATCACAAAGGCAGTGGCTCGGCGCCTGAGAGGCAAGCAGATGACCTGTCCGCCCAAGTTTATGGGAGACATCAGAGTGATCTTAGGTCCAGGTGTTGCGAGAAAACTCTATTACAGCCTCACCAAGTACTCCACCTCCCATCATGTACAGCAAGTGTTGTCTACCCAAGCTGTTGTACTCGAGAG GTACTGGCTCCACCATGCCGCTTTCACTATTAGTAAATTCTACAATGAGACAGATCTGCCGCCAAGAGGACATCACATGTACCGGTGGCCCAGAGATCTGCTGGCTCCTGACGTGTTGTTCTTTGTCAATGCGACCAAGAACGTAGGACTCGCTACGGGATTTGACCAGCCTTACACCGCATTCACCGAGAG GTTGATCCAGGTGTTTAGGAGAGTTGACGGAGTGAAGGTGGTCGAACTGAGCCCCTCTAAGAACTACCTGGTTGTGGTGAAAAACATCATCTCCTACATAAGAGAACAGTTTAGAGACCATCCAGACATAAATCTACCAGGCCTGGATCTTCCAGGGGGCGTGCTGCAGAAAGATATCACCAAGAGATAG
- the LOC124356054 gene encoding UMP-CMP kinase 2, mitochondrial-like isoform X2, with translation MEDINIHKLKTGIVDLMSVHNRSEWIYRVRQSYQARDQIKKKKRMIFINIETVYSSKREQITKAVARRLRGKQMTCPPKFMGDIRVILGPGVARKLYYSLTKYSTSHHVQQVLSTQAVVLERYWLHHAAFTISKFYNETDLPPRGHHMYRWPRDLLAPDVLFFVNATKNVGLATGFDQPYTAFTERLIQVFRRVDGVKVVELSPSKNYLVVVKNIISYIREQFRDHPDINLPGLDLPGGVLQKDITKR, from the exons ATGGAGGACATTAATATCCATAag CTAAAGACAGGGATCGTAGACCTGATGTCAGTCCACAATCGCTCTGAGTGGATATACCGAGTGAGGCAGAGCTACCAGGCTCGAGATCAGATCAAGAAGAAGAAACGGATGATCTTCATTAATATCGAGACGGTCTATAGCTCCA AGCGAGAGCAGATCACAAAGGCAGTGGCTCGGCGCCTGAGAGGCAAGCAGATGACCTGTCCGCCCAAGTTTATGGGAGACATCAGAGTGATCTTAGGTCCAGGTGTTGCGAGAAAACTCTATTACAGCCTCACCAAGTACTCCACCTCCCATCATGTACAGCAAGTGTTGTCTACCCAAGCTGTTGTACTCGAGAG GTACTGGCTCCACCATGCCGCTTTCACTATTAGTAAATTCTACAATGAGACAGATCTGCCGCCAAGAGGACATCACATGTACCGGTGGCCCAGAGATCTGCTGGCTCCTGACGTGTTGTTCTTTGTCAATGCGACCAAGAACGTAGGACTCGCTACGGGATTTGACCAGCCTTACACCGCATTCACCGAGAG GTTGATCCAGGTGTTTAGGAGAGTTGACGGAGTGAAGGTGGTCGAACTGAGCCCCTCTAAGAACTACCTGGTTGTGGTGAAAAACATCATCTCCTACATAAGAGAACAGTTTAGAGACCATCCAGACATAAATCTACCAGGCCTGGATCTTCCAGGGGGCGTGCTGCAGAAAGATATCACCAAGAGATAG